In Miscanthus floridulus cultivar M001 chromosome 5, ASM1932011v1, whole genome shotgun sequence, one genomic interval encodes:
- the LOC136452456 gene encoding uncharacterized protein isoform X3, with the protein MDILYRCKEVLKIQKFRRMVSYAGFYCFTALITYAYTSNTTRAGISRADQYYASYPAGTELLTDTAKLYKAALGNCFEIDEWGPIEFSIMAKHFDRQGKPPYAYHAQYLAHLLSHGQLDGSG; encoded by the exons ATGGATATCCTCTATCGGTGTAAGGAGGTTTTGAAGATCCAGAAGTTTCGGCGAATGGTGTCATATGCTGGATTCTACTGCTTCACTGCCCTCATTACTTATGCTTACACAAGCAATAC GACAAGGGCTGGGATCTCAAGGGCTGACCAGTATTATGCCTCCTACCCAGCTGGTACTGAGCTACTAACCGACACTGCAAAG CTTTACAAGGCTGCATTAGGCAATTGTTTTGAAATAGATGAATGGGGCCCAATAGAGTTCTCCATCATGGCGAAGCATTTTGACCGGCAAGGGAAACCACCATATGCCTACCATGCT CAATATCTGGCACACCTCCTCTCCCATGGGCAGCTCGACGGAAGCGGTTAA
- the LOC136452456 gene encoding uncharacterized protein isoform X2, protein MCSIKMTLRLVCCSEMDILYRCKEVLKIQKFRRMVSYAGFYCFTALITYAYTSNTTRAGISRADQYYASYPAGTELLTDTAKLYKAALGNCFEIDEWGPIEFSIMAKHFDRQGKPPYAYHAQYLAHLLSHGQLDGSG, encoded by the exons ATGTGTTCAATCAAAATGACACTGCGCTTAGTCTG CTGTAGTGAGATGGATATCCTCTATCGGTGTAAGGAGGTTTTGAAGATCCAGAAGTTTCGGCGAATGGTGTCATATGCTGGATTCTACTGCTTCACTGCCCTCATTACTTATGCTTACACAAGCAATAC GACAAGGGCTGGGATCTCAAGGGCTGACCAGTATTATGCCTCCTACCCAGCTGGTACTGAGCTACTAACCGACACTGCAAAG CTTTACAAGGCTGCATTAGGCAATTGTTTTGAAATAGATGAATGGGGCCCAATAGAGTTCTCCATCATGGCGAAGCATTTTGACCGGCAAGGGAAACCACCATATGCCTACCATGCT CAATATCTGGCACACCTCCTCTCCCATGGGCAGCTCGACGGAAGCGGTTAA
- the LOC136452457 gene encoding uncharacterized protein, translated as MPSLLSKVSSAAAACARRVSRATRRLLQRARRPRRDFSQLVPTDDHQEEEANDADEEGGGEEEGGLWRRTVLMGERCKPLDFPGAIHYDSSGRLLPAAPSPRSTGKQAAGALLCRSACDVDEAATARSKARLAKAKHV; from the coding sequence ATGCCGAGTCTCCTCAGCAAGGTGTCCAGCGCCGCGGCCGCCTGCGCACGCCGCGTCTCGCGCGCGACGCGCCGCCTCCTCCAACGCGCACGGCGGCCGCGCCGGGACTTCAGCCAGCTCGTGCCGACCGACGATCACcaggaggaggaggccaacgACGCCGACGAGGAGggcggcggggaagaagaaggcggACTGTGGCGCCGGACCGTTCTGATGGGGGAGCGGTGCAAGCCGCTCGACTTCCCAGGCGCCATCCACTACGACAGCTCCGGCCGGCTGCTCCCGGCGGCGCCCTCTCCCCGCAGCACCGGCAAGCAGGCGGCGGGAGCGCTGCTGTGCCGCTCGGCGTGCGACGTCGACGAGGCCGCGACGGCGCGCAGCAAGGCTAGGCTGGCTAAGGCTAAGCACGTGTAG
- the LOC136451189 gene encoding auxin response factor 4-like translates to MNQVVGNQMRLYDLPSKLLCRVLNVELKAETDTDEVYAQIMLMPEPEQTDVAAGKASSASAASPRPAVRSFCKMLTASDTSTHGVFSVLRRHADECLPPLDMTQSPRVTWTISLAGPIPNSEKQTEQGRNDL, encoded by the exons ATGAACCAGGTCGTCGGGAACCAGATGCGCCTCTACGATCTGCCCTCCAAGTTGCTCTGCCGCGTGCTCAACGTCGAGCTCAAG GCGGAGACGGACACCGACGAGGTCTACGCGCAGATCATGCTCATGCCAGAGCCCGAG CAAACCGATGTGGCGGCTGGGAAGGCGAGTTCTGCGTCCGCTGCGTCGCCGAGGCCAGCGGTCAGGTCCTTCTGCAAGATGCTCACCGCCTCCGACACCAGCACACACGGCGTCTTCTCCGTGCTGCGCCGTCACGCTGACGAGTGCCTCCCTCCACTG GATATGACGCAGTCGCCAAGGGTAACATGGACAATTTCACTGGCCGGTCCCATACCAAACAGCGAAAAACAAACAGAACAAGGACGGAATGACCTGTAA
- the LOC136452455 gene encoding uncharacterized protein, producing MLRRAAATATLNGHAAAWFRRLTRGPVTLPPAHPGRHYHPQSQLHPPRAVVSAPPPLPTRLCGARGYSYRRMARRIPIVRPDGYSSSDGEAEEPDAREAWEITEPVGGAGAEGDDDSEGSEVEGFMLDLSSFPGSGDGDGEEEGTEEGGK from the coding sequence ATGCTCCGGCGCGCCGCCGCTACGGCTACGCTCAATGGCCACGCGGCAGCGTGGTTCCGTCGCCTCACCCGTGGGCCGGTGACGCTTCCGCCCGCGCATCCCGGGCGCCACTACCATCCGCAGTCCCAACTCCACCCCCCACGCGCCGTGGTGTCGGCGCCGCCGCCTCTCCCGACGCGCCTGTGTGGCGCGCGGGGCTACAGCTACAGGCGCATGGCGCGGCGCATCCCGATCGTGAGGCCCGACGGGTACTCCAGCTCCGACGGCGAGGCAGAGGAGCCGGACGCGCGCGAGGCCTGGGAGATCACGGAGCCggtcggcggcgcgggcgcggaggGCGACGACGACTCGGAGGGCAGCGAGGTCGAGGGGTTCAtgctggacttgagctccttccccggctccggcgacggcgacggcgaggaggaaGGCACAGAAGAGGGAGGGAAATAG
- the LOC136452456 gene encoding uncharacterized protein isoform X1, translating into MQPNRILAQMVRRPAFSPFTASCSAGLPPSPSARARDSACDWRPPPSVDSPRRRGPSPPLSARPPHHRRPSWCRGRAIAVSPSSTPAPSPPHGPAWGRGRAPPVRRSRVRQAAGRFSWRPPSQPCAVRCPDLAPAPCCSEMDILYRCKEVLKIQKFRRMVSYAGFYCFTALITYAYTSNTTRAGISRADQYYASYPAGTELLTDTAKLYKAALGNCFEIDEWGPIEFSIMAKHFDRQGKPPYAYHAQYLAHLLSHGQLDGSG; encoded by the exons ATGCAGCCCAATAGAATTTTGGCCCAGATGGTGAGACGCCCAGCATTCAGCCCATTCACGGCATCCTGCTCTGCCGGTCTGCCCCCGTCCCCTTCAGCGCGAGCTCGCGACTCCGCGTGCGACTGGAGACCGCCGCCATCGGTCGATTCCCCGCGGCGGCGCGGCCCCTCCCCGCCGTTATCCGCCCGCCCGCCGCACCACCGCCGCCCCTCTTGGTGCCGTGGTCGCGCCATCGCGGTCTCGCCGAGCAGCACGCCGGCACCCTCGCCGCCCCACGGCCCTGCGTGGGGGCGTGGCCGCGCTCCGCCAGTCCGCCGGAGCCGGGTGCGACAAGCAGCTGGCCGGTTCAGCTGGCGGCCACCCAGTCAGCCGTGCGCCGTGCGCTGCCCTGACCTGGCCCCTGCTCCTTG CTGTAGTGAGATGGATATCCTCTATCGGTGTAAGGAGGTTTTGAAGATCCAGAAGTTTCGGCGAATGGTGTCATATGCTGGATTCTACTGCTTCACTGCCCTCATTACTTATGCTTACACAAGCAATAC GACAAGGGCTGGGATCTCAAGGGCTGACCAGTATTATGCCTCCTACCCAGCTGGTACTGAGCTACTAACCGACACTGCAAAG CTTTACAAGGCTGCATTAGGCAATTGTTTTGAAATAGATGAATGGGGCCCAATAGAGTTCTCCATCATGGCGAAGCATTTTGACCGGCAAGGGAAACCACCATATGCCTACCATGCT CAATATCTGGCACACCTCCTCTCCCATGGGCAGCTCGACGGAAGCGGTTAA